Below is a genomic region from Treponema sp. OMZ 798.
TTATCGCAGTTTAAATCTCCTCCAATTACAAGATTCTTTTTTGAAACAAACTCTTCAGTAAAAAAAGTTTTTAATTGTCCGGGGCCTTTTTCATCAGTATCTATATGAAGACTACAAAACAGTATTTGGTTATTATTAAAATTGACCTGCACTACTTTAACTTTACCTGTATATTCGCTATTATATTTATTATTTTCATTTGGAAATACTTCTAAAGTAATATCTTTGGTGAAGTTACAATACTTTTCGTTCACAAATATTGCAGTACCCCATTCTGAACCATTATTTTTTGAACCGGCATTTTTTGATGTATGACTTTCTGTCCAAAAAATATTAACATTTAATTCTGTTTCATCAATTGACTTTAGTAAAACTTCTTGTAAAAGAGCTACATCCGCATTTAGGTTATTTTTAAGAAAATCCAATGCTTGTCTTTGTCTGGCAATTTGTTTTTCAATGAATGTTTGACTTTTAAATTTACACCAATACTCTGCAGCCATTAAATTCCAAGTAGCTATCTTCATTTTTTCTCCACTATAGATGATATGTAATTTATAACTATTACCTAACTGTTACGCCCTGCGTAGTCAATCTAACATTTGCTTAACCTGCGAGGCGTATATTGGCGCGAAACTTGCCGAGCGAAGCGACAAGCAAGTTTCGTGACAATAGCCGAGTCAGGTTGAAGCAGTTGTTGGATGCTCTTTATTTTGTATTCTATTCAAACTATCAATTATGAACCAAAGATTCCAAATCGCAAAAATAGTTATGATACAGACATTTATATATTTATTTAATAAGTACGGATATGCTTCTATAATTAATAACAGACCAACAAATAAACTCATAACCTTTTTAAGAATATTATTTTTTTTATTAAGACTCAGTATTATCACAATTGCTCCAATAATAAGAAATAATATATGTTGTGAACCAAAATATATACTTAATAACAATGTAATATTTGATTCAATTAATACTAAATTGTTTATTTGATAAACCAACCTTCCTTGGATAATCATTATGAATAATAATATTGGTATACATAAAAGAACTAATGCTAATAGTATAAGGTTTTTCTTACTACGATTAATTATTGGATTACAGATACTTAAAACAAAAAAGATACATAACGAAACAGTTGAAAAACATAAAGATTCATTTGAAAGCTGGATTGACAATTTATTATTTATTAACCATGTATCCATACTACTAGTAAAATCATACATAAAAAGACTATTAAACAAAAACGAAAATGTAAATAATGTTACAAAAATGATATATGCAATCACTAATTGCTTGATACTTTTCATTTCTTATTCCTTTATTTTCCTCTGCGCGAAGCGTCCATCCAACATATATTATGCGTATCTTGATAATAAACCAAAAAAGAAGTTTTTTCAAGTATGGAAAGCGGGATATTTTTACTTAATTGGAGATAGTTAATTTTATTTAGCCTTTGCGAATCTCAAGAGAGAGCTTGTGTGTCTTTGCGTTCCTTGCGGTTAATTTTTGATTGGATTAACCGCTAAGATCGTTAAGGCCGCAAAGAATGTTGGATTTAATTTGTATATCATGCCTTTAATTAGACCTTGGTAATGTTTTTCGCACATTCTCTTAAAGTGCAACAAGGCTTGTCGCAATGTCAGGTTGAAGAAGAGTGTTAGGACAAAATTTTTAAACCGTATTTTTTATAATTTGTAATCTGATTATCAACAGATAAAAAATAGTAATCAGACTTTATTGATTGCCAAATCATAATTCTATCAAATGGATCTTTATGCTCTATTGGTAATTTATAAAAAGTAATTAGTTCATCGTTTTGAAAAGACCTGCATTTTAAAAAACTATTTTCTACTTCTGCGTAGAATTCTTCCGGTTTAATTCCATTTAGCGATAATTTTCCCATATTAAATTTTATTGATATTTCCCATAAACTAGCCTGACTATAAAAAACTTCATTTTCATCGGCTAATAATTTATTATAAACCGACCGAGATATTTTACTTGTATCAATAAATGACCATAATAAATAATGTGTATCTAATAGGATTTTCATAAATTAATAAACTCTTCATCCGTAATAGCCCAATTTTCACTAAATTCAACTGTTGCTTTCCCTTCCAATGTACCGAGTTTCCTCAT
It encodes:
- a CDS encoding type II toxin-antitoxin system VapC family toxin; amino-acid sequence: MKILLDTHYLLWSFIDTSKISRSVYNKLLADENEVFYSQASLWEISIKFNMGKLSLNGIKPEEFYAEVENSFLKCRSFQNDELITFYKLPIEHKDPFDRIMIWQSIKSDYYFLSVDNQITNYKKYGLKILS